The DNA window ATCGGTTGTGTGTACTGAAATTCGAGCAGGTCCGAATCCAGATTAGTATCTATCTCATTGTACTGAAACTGGATCACCGCCTGGGTCGTCAGAAGCGTCGGGTTGGTGCCGTTGTTGATCGCTTCCTCATTGGCCGCAGAGGTGCCATCCGCCCTGTTCTGAGCGATCTGGCCACTTGCGGTGTCCTGTGCGTGCACCTGCGATGCACACAACGCCAGCATGGCGCCCCCCAAAAAACCGAATTTTTGATTCTTCATTAAGTCCTGCTTTCCATTTTTTAATGTAACGACACGCGCAAAGCGCGCCGAACAGATCACGCTGTCTCTTCAAGCAGCGCCCCGAGTTCTTCCTCTGATGTCCTGCTCAGTGACGTCTGGATGATATGCCCGGCCCCGGCGAAGTCTTTCAATCGCTCAATCACCTTGTCGCCGGTCACCCTGCGCACAAGCACAAACTGCGCGGCATGGCCGGGCTTGAGGCTTTCGCCCACGGATTTCATAAAGTCATCACTGACACCCAGATCGGTCATGTAGCCGGACAACGCGCCCGTCCCCGCGCCCACCGCTGCACCCGGAAGCGGATTCAAAAACAACATGCCGATCAGCATGCCCCAGAACGTGCCCCCCACGGCGCCGGCCGCCGTCAGGTTGCTCGCCTGATGCAGCTTGACCTTGCCATTGTCCTCGTGGGTAACCACCACGACATCCTCCATGTCGATCAGATACTCGGTCTGAAGCTCCGCAAGGCGTGCGCGCATGTCGAAAGCTTTGGTTGGCTGATCAAATCCAATTGCAATCAGGTCAGCCATTTTTCCTTCCTCGTCCATGACCTTGATGAGAGTCCCGGAGCAGAGGTCTGGCAGAGTGCCTGCAACTTCTGCAGTGCCGCCTCGTCCCGACAAATCCAGAACCCGGGAATATCAAAATGCCAGGTTTTCCACAGAAAAGCTGTCACAAAAGCGTGAGCAACCGCACAGCAGGCACCGGTCTGGTACAAACCTGGAATAAATCGTTACTGATTAGTTAAAATTCGATATCCGATTCTTTCGCAACCAGGAGTTTAGTGCCCTTGAGCAGCAGTTTGCCTGTGAATCGACCTCAAGAAACTGAGAATTTCGGCGCTGCGCCCGGTTGGCGCAGCGCTGTCTCTCATGCCGACCACGCCAGATCGGTAGCGGTGCGCGACTCGGCAATGGTGCAACTGGGACGCGGGTCGGCGAATTGTGACTCGATCCGGGCAATGGGAGCGGACTGTTCAATCGTCCGCCTGAAATCAGCGCCACGGATGAGCGGGTATCTGGTACCAGATCCGGCCTGGGCCGTCATCACGATGCCGCTTGGCTGGAGCGGGGACTATGTTTTAAACGGACGCCCTGTGCGACCGGGTGACGTTAATGTTGTGACCAGCGCGAATGGTTATGCGTCAACGGGTCAGGACCGCAACATTCTGGGTGTTGGACTGCGTGCGGAACGTCTGAGACGCACGATCGCCACCCATCTTGGCAAGCCCGGCGATGAGGTCTCGCCGGGCGACTGTGTTCTGGAACTCGGCGAAGCTGCCGGTGCCAGGTTCGCGCAGGGCATTCTCAGCATATTGAATGCAACCGTGCAGGCGGCTCCGGGCTATGCAGTCGTTTCATCGATCGACGAGGACTTGCTGTTTGAACATATCGCCCGGACACTTTGCCTGTCCCTGCCATCAAAACACGCCTGGGATTACAGCGCATCCGGCGACCTGTCGATTGTTCGCTCCGCGCGAGAGATGATCACCGCTTCACGCGAAGTTCCAACCCTCGCAGATCTGTGCGCCCGGCTCAACATCGGACAGACGCGCCTGAACGCATGCTTTCGCTCTGTCCATGGAATGCCGCCAGCCAGGTTTATCCGTCGCCTGCAATTGTCCCGTGTCCACAAAAAGCTGACAGATGCACAGGCCCCGCCACGCTCCGTCAAATGCGTGGCACTTGCGCACGGGTTTACACATGGTGGTCGTTTTGCTGCTGAATATCGCAGCGTTTTTGGTGAGCTGCCTTCTGAGACCTGCCAAAAGCTCAAGAAACGTTTTACTTAGGTCCTGCAACGCATCGGGTCACGTCAGATCAGCTGATCCCGCGTTTCCAGTGATCATCTTTGCCCGGACCCGAACTGTATCTGACCGACGGGCAGTCGTCTGTTGTCAAAATGATATGTTGCGCCGTACAGAATGGCACCGACCTGTAGTCATGAGGCAATTTGACATGTTTCCTTTCGCACTCACCACTCTGCGCCTGCTCAAGGCAATCATCCGGTCATGGAGCATACCGACTTTCCGCGCAGGGCTGGCACTTGCCGTGCTCCTGTTACTTTCGGGAACACTTTTTTACAGAAGCATAGAGGGCTGGTCGTGGGTGGACTCTCTTTATTTCAGCGCCACGACAATGTCGACGGTGGGCTTTGGAGATCTGTCGCCTCAGACCGATGCCGGAAAGCTGTTTACCGTCCTCTACATCTTCGTTGGCGTCGGTGTCTTTGTCGCTCTGTTTGCACAATTCGCCCGCGCGCTTCTGCACATCGAAGACAATGACAAATCAGATAAAACGGCAGGTCAGAACAAGGAGAAATGACGCAGCGCCGGTGAGGCGGGGCGATGCTGCCAGACGAATTCAAACCAGTCTTCAGAAGGACAGTGACACTGTCTGTCAATGCGCGCCGGGACCGCGCCACGCAGCCACAGCGACGGCACGGTTCAGTTTATAGCCGGGTCTGGAGCAGAGGCTTCTTTCCGAATTGAACAGGTTGTAAATCGAAGCAGGAACGAAGGCGAATTGCTGCAAACTTCGCATGCGCCGAAAGCTATGCATGGCTCGTTCCCGTCGTCGAAACGGCAGATGGGAACTCTCCGCTCCGTTGTTCAGCCACGGGCGGGCTTCGTG is part of the Roseobacter ponti genome and encodes:
- a CDS encoding DUF1269 domain-containing protein; this encodes MADLIAIGFDQPTKAFDMRARLAELQTEYLIDMEDVVVVTHEDNGKVKLHQASNLTAAGAVGGTFWGMLIGMLFLNPLPGAAVGAGTGALSGYMTDLGVSDDFMKSVGESLKPGHAAQFVLVRRVTGDKVIERLKDFAGAGHIIQTSLSRTSEEELGALLEETA
- a CDS encoding AraC family transcriptional regulator, with protein sequence MSSSLPVNRPQETENFGAAPGWRSAVSHADHARSVAVRDSAMVQLGRGSANCDSIRAMGADCSIVRLKSAPRMSGYLVPDPAWAVITMPLGWSGDYVLNGRPVRPGDVNVVTSANGYASTGQDRNILGVGLRAERLRRTIATHLGKPGDEVSPGDCVLELGEAAGARFAQGILSILNATVQAAPGYAVVSSIDEDLLFEHIARTLCLSLPSKHAWDYSASGDLSIVRSAREMITASREVPTLADLCARLNIGQTRLNACFRSVHGMPPARFIRRLQLSRVHKKLTDAQAPPRSVKCVALAHGFTHGGRFAAEYRSVFGELPSETCQKLKKRFT
- a CDS encoding potassium channel family protein; amino-acid sequence: MFPFALTTLRLLKAIIRSWSIPTFRAGLALAVLLLLSGTLFYRSIEGWSWVDSLYFSATTMSTVGFGDLSPQTDAGKLFTVLYIFVGVGVFVALFAQFARALLHIEDNDKSDKTAGQNKEK
- a CDS encoding DDE-type integrase/transposase/recombinase; the encoded protein is MKSLQKALRKHGPPEVIVTDLLRSHGAALKETGSAYRHEARPWLNNGAESSHLPFRRRERAMHSFRRMRSLQQFAFVPASIYNLFNSERSLCSRPGYKLNRAVAVAAWRGPGAH